The nucleotide window AACCGATGCTTGTCGGCACGGCGATGACCGGCCTGTTGACCATACCACCTACCACGCTTGCCAGAGCGCCTTCCATACCGGCCACTGCTATAATCACATTTGCGCCGAGTAAGGTCTCTTTTTGATCTAGCAACCTATGTAATCCGGCGATACCTACGTCATAGGATTTCTCCACGTGGCTGCCGAGCACTCTTGCAGTGACTGCCGCTTCTTCCGCCACGGATATATCGGCTGTGCCGCCGCAGACGATCATAACATATTTCTCATCCTGGGCAAGCTCGTCTTCGGACCGAGCCGGCTTACCGATTGTAATTACTCGTGCCAATTTGTTATAACTCGAATACGGAATCTCGGTTCTCACGGCCTCATAAACCTCTGCGCTTGCGCGTGTGCCGAGAATGCACTTATTGCCCTTACAAAGATGTTGCATGATCTCTACAACCTGCTCCGTGGTTTTGCCCTGGCAGAAGACCACTTCCGGAAAGCCATTGCGCAGGTTTCGGTGGTTATCGAGCTTGGCAAAGCCTATGTCTTCATATGGGAGCGAGCGAAGGTGATCCATCGCATCATCAACTTCCATGCTTCCGTTCTTTACCATCTCAAGTAGATTTTTGAGCAGTCCTGTATCCATCTAAAAAGTGATAACCTCGTTCATGCTTCCCATCCGGTATCCAATAAGGTCGAGCGTGACATATTTATACCCCAGGCTTTTGAACTCCCGCACTACGCAGTCGCGAACAAAGTGGCCTATCATCTTTTCCATCTCGATAGGCATAAGCTCTATGCGCGCGGTGTCGCCGTGGTCTCGAACACGAAACTGGCCGAACCCGAGTTCCTTCAGCACAGCCTCAGCTCTCTCTATCCGATATAAAAGCTCTGCAGTCAGGCGAGATCCATAAGGCACGCGGGATGCAAGGCATGCGTATGACGGCTTGTTCCATGTGCAGAGGCCGATGTCTCGTGATATAGCGCGGATGTGTTCTTTTGTAAGACCTATTTCTTTGAACGGGCTTCGCACGCCAAGCTCACGTGTTGCCTTCAAGCCGGGTCTAGAGTCGGATTCATCATCCATATTTGAGCCATCAAGGACATATTTGATGTTCCGCTCCTTTGCAATATCGGTCAATCTGGAGAAGAGAGCTTTTTTGCAGTGATAACATCTGTCTGGTGTGTTGTTCGGCACATTATCCAGTGAGAGCACATCTACGCTCATTTTGACCAGGTTGAAACCAAGCTCTTTAGCCTGACTGATTGCGTCCTCTATTTCGGACGATGGGACAAAGCATGACTCAATCAGCACGCATACTGCTTTTTTGCCAAGGGCGTCGGTTGCGGCCTTTGCAAGCAGTGTGCTGTCCACCCCACCGGAGTATCCTATAATTACGCTCTCCATATCTATAAGGAGGCCTTTTAGTCTTTTATAACCTGCCACAAGTTTAACTATAGCGAAAGTGGCTGCGGCTGTCAAAAGATAGAATGATTCCATTCGCGGTAATCATGCCTGTATCCTATTATTTAATTAGTTATAGCGCCGGCTTGAAACATACCCGCATGGGTGATAACATGAAATCGAGCGAGTCGGGTGATCGCTTCGAGCCGATTGGCTTGGGGAGGAAAGTCCGGGCTCCACAGGGCAAGGTGGTTGCCAACGGCAACTGTCCCGTGCGTCGGGATAAGGAAAGTGCCACAGAAAAGAAAACCCTTCCCTGAGATGGTCCGGGGTCTAGACCCCGGACCATCTCAGGGAAGGAAAGCTGAAACGGTGGTGTAAGAGACCACCAGCTTCGTCGTGAGGCGGAGGCTTGGTAAACCCCACCTGGAGCAAGGCCGAATAGGGGAGGGCTGAGGCTGCCCGCTGACCTCCCGGGTGTCGCCGCTAAAGCCACGCAGCAATGCGCGTGCATAGATAGATGATCACACTAGACAGAACCCGGCTTACAGACTCGCTCACGCATTCCAGTGGGTTTCTATGTGCTCATTTGTGCTTGACAACTCTCGGCTGGAAGTAGTATATTGAAAGTCCTGAACCAAGCGTCGGGGAGTAGCGCAGCTTGGTAGCGCACCTGAATGGGGTTCAGGGGGTCGCAGGTTCGAATCCTGTCTCCCCGACTACGACCCCCTGCGGTAGAAATACCGTGGGGGGTCAGAGTATTTTACAGGTCTGACTCGTCTATTGTTATAGAGTCTATAGATAGCCGTGTCTCAAGCCGTATCCACCGTGGCTCTGATGAGTGTACATAAATCTCAGGGCACATCGTTAGTAACAATGATCTGCGTTCATCTGTAGACATTCTACCCCAATAATCCTTGATATGCACAGACAGCTCAATCAGGTCCTCTCGGTTGAACGGCGTGATTTGTGGAGCTGTAGACAATTCAGCTATTTCTTTGTCAATCTCAGCCAGTTGCGACTTCAACTCGTCAATCGTTTCTATGATGCCACAAGCATACATCTCTTGCTTGCGCTTTTTGCATTCGCGTAGTGATCGTATACGGTTATCATTATTTCTTTCGGGCTGATCATCCTTCGATATATCGAATTTAGACAAGTGTGCTTCCAGCGCTTTAGTTAAGCCAATTGGAACTAGCTTATTGAGCCAGTTGCTGCTAAGGCGCTTGCTGTCTCTGCATATTCCACTTTCTGCTTTACCCCTGCAAATATACATCTCATAGCGGTTACGAGCCTCATGAACCTTGTAACCACATCCGCACTGAGCGCAAGTCAATACGCTTGTGTATGTATAAACATTTGGGCTTTTGCGAGCCTGCCTTCGTCGTTTTGTGCCCAGCAGTAGATCGGCGTGTGTAACGAGTTCCGGTGGTACAACGATAGGAACATTATCGGACTGCAGATCAATGTCGGCGTAGTGTATTCTACCCCTATAGATGGGATTCGTAACCAGGAATGTTACACCGTCATCGCGCCAGAGATTACCTTTTGCAGTTCGGATTCCACGCGAATTAAGCCTTGACGCTGTGAGGCTCTTGTTGCCGTTTGATTCGATAAATGTCTTAAATACTGCTACAGCGTCACTGCCTCGTGCTTCATCGACACTGAGGATTTTCGTCTTCTTATCATACGCGAACCCTAGTGGTGGATATCCAGATGGCCAGATTCCGTGTGCGGCAAGCTGGCGGCACTTTTCTTTAGTTCGTTCTCCTGTAAGGGTGCGTGAATGGTGAGCGAACAATACATTGATGTGTTTGAGCAACCAACCTGAAGAATCTTCTGTATAACGCTCCGTGGCATAAACAATTTTAAGTTTGTGCTTATGCGCTGCTTCTTCAAATTGCATAAAGTCCAGCATATTTCTAGAAAGTCGGTCAAGCCGTACGAGTAGTACGGTATCAAATCCCTTGGGCTTCCGCTCGGCAAGCAAATTTTTGAAGCCGTTCCGTGTGGTTATCGATTTACCACCCGAAACGGCTTCGTCTGAATAGACAGCTACAATTTTATACCCCTCACATGATGCAAACTCCATCAAGATTCCGAGTTGAGTTTCAGGACTGTCTTCCTGCTTGTCTGTCGAGCAGCGAAGATATGCTGCTGCAGGTATCATTATGTATTCTCCTAGAAATGTTAGTATAATGCTTCATAAACGTAATGGGGGCAAGGCCAGGATTGCCTCACACTTTTATATTTTGATTTTTGTTGGAACATCGCCGGGGTGTCGCCAGTGGGGAAATAATAGACGATTCCACGCTTGCCTGCGTAATTCATGGGCTTGCTCCTTACTCGATAGACGCGAGTTCAAAACAATGGTCTTGTTATCAGGCAGATAAGCGCAGCGCACTCCCTCTCCCAAATCTATAGCGCGCACTTCTATATGACAACGATGAAGTGAATGATGAAGCATAACACAACCTCCCTCTGATTACTGGAATTTGTGTTATATGATGTTGTCTTGTTCCTCTATCACCTGCCTTAGCGATGCTTTGATTTTTTCTATACGAGTTTCTGATAAGTTCTTTGTTGATGGCTCCAAAATCAGCCACGCCCGAGCATAGCGAGTGTCAATATCAAGTTTTTCCTGCCATTCAGTTGGTATAGGATAGTTGGCAGCGCGCAAGCAGCTACACGTCAGTGCTTTACCATGATCTGTTGATCTGAAGTAGCTCAGGAATTTAACTGCGCTATCCCACTGCGGTATGACACCTTTCTGCATCATACGAGATATGTAGCCATGCGATAGCGCTCCCTGAGTGAATTCCTCTGCTGACCAGCCACTTGCACATCCGAATTCCCTCAAAAGATCATTTATGCAGTTTTTCCAGTCTTCACTAAGCCGTGCCATTGACTACAGTATACAACAATATTTTCTGCATGGGAAGCTTAGAAAAATTTTACAAAAACCATTGACTACAGTAGTAGATGGTGGTATAAATAAAGGTGTCTACTACAGTAGACGTTTTGGAGAGGGTTTTGAGATTACACAAAGCAATCACAGCCGAAGATAGGCGAGTGATCAACAAAATCAACAATCGTCGGCTCAAGGGGTGGACATGGGATCACGTGGCTTCTGATCTTAAATTTCATAGTGCATCTCACGTTTATAACTGGGTCAATGATAGAGCTATTCTTGATAAAGATACAGGCCGGTATATTGCCATTGACAAGGTAACAATCGCGATAGATCGGCCTATAGCGTAAGTGAGGTACTGACATGACCGTGCATACAGCACAAAAAGAAGTTGATCCTACTGTGTATAAAGCAACCTGTGCGGTTTTGAAGCAAATTGGGTTGCGCTTGAAAAAGGATGGGATTCTCAACACGAGTAGAAAGTGAGGTGTGCAAACGTGTTTGACTTCAATCACCGTATGTCACGCGCCCAGCGAATGCGCAAAAAGGCAGCCTGGTATTTGAGTGCGGTGGACTGGAAAGAGCTTGTCGGCGTGGTAGGCATTGCCGCTGCGCTTTTCGCATTGGCATGTGCAGTAGGGGTGGTGGGAACTGTCGGAGGCAAGGCAAGTGGGAGAGATAGCATTTCAGCATCTAGTCAGGCTGGAAGTGCTGTGTGCACAGATAGCCTGGGATCAAATACGAGCAATACAAATACTACGAGGGGGATGTGAACAAAATGATTGACGTTCTAAGATCAGCCGAACAGCAATATCTGGATGATCTCAGCGGGGTTAATGTGCCTGCTGAGGATGAACAATATGGCCGACAGAGCCGACCGTTGATGGCAGTCGGCCCAGTCGTGAACACTGAATTGAAAGTATCCAGAGAGATAATACCACAAGCAACAGTTGCAAGCAACCAAAGTGCCGGTCAAGTATTACAGAGGTTATCTGCCTATAACAAACAGATTCGTGCTGAGAGCACTTGTCCCGTATGCGGTAAGCCGCGTGAGGGAATCCGCCGGGGTTTAGGCGGCCGCCTGATCAATACTTTGGATGAAACCGGCTCCGAGTTCCAGCAGTGCATCGGCGGCTATGCCGAAAGCTATGAGTCTAGCGGGCTGTGCACCTGTGAACGCGCATATTTCTACAATCGGTCAGATGGCCGGAAACTTGTCAATCATCCGGCGCAGGGCGGCATTATCAGAGGTTTTCATACCGGTGATCGGGGTATTGTTGCTCTTGACCTCATTGTCGAATCTGGAAATTCAGCACAGCGCTTTTGTGCTGTTGACTTCGATGAGCCGGTAAAGGTTGTTGTGTTAGCTCCGGATCAAATCCCTGAAACTGTGATGTTTCCCCTTGCAAATGATTCTCAGCTTGTGGAGGTGGCGTAATGGCCGGTCTTACTGACGAGATGGTGAAACGTCTGTGCGCGCCACTGCCAAAAGAGGGTCTATCAATGAAACCCGGCAGCGTGACAAAAGACGGTAGTGCCGCTCTGGTGCTTACATATATGGACTCACGGACTGCGCAGGCAAGACTTGATGATGTTGCTCCCGGTGACTGGGAGTTTGATTGGGAAGTCGTTCATGAAGAAGAGAAAAAGCTGACAGTGAAAGGCATTATGACGGTTGCGGGCAAGACCCGGCGCGATGCAGGACAGGCGTCCGATGAGGATGAGATATACAAGTCCGCTGTGTCTGACGCGTTCAAGCGCTGCGCAGTCATGTTCGGTGTCGGCCGGTACCTCTATGATATGCCTAAGACCTACTGGCCCGGCCAACGCGGACAAAGTGGGAGGGGATTTTACTTTGATGAGCCTTGGAAACTGGACGCATATATGAAAAACGTCGCCGATGCAGTTGCGCAGGGCAAGGCCATACCGAAAAATCCGATGCAGGAAGTGCTCGACGGCAACAGAAAGGGCGCAACCAAACCTCAGACATCTCCGAAACATCAATCCACTGTGACCAATGACCCGCATGTCACCACACAGCAGGCGGCAACGATCAACGACATATGGGCTAAACAGTTCGGCGGTGATGTGGCTGCCTGGAAAGACTTCCAGAGAGATACAATCGGCAGGCTTTCTAAATCCGAAGCCCTTACCGTCTCCGAGTTTTCCAAACTATACAATGCTGCGCAAAAGCTCAAACGCGCGGCATAAACCATCGTATTTGTAGTGCCGCCTGGTCGGATGCCGGGCGGCCTTCATTCAAGGAGGATAAAGAAATGCAAGCTACACTAGAAAGGATCGTAGCTGACGCAGGAAAGCCGGTTAAGGTGATCTTCAGCAGTAACGATCAGGAACTACTATCCAAATCTGTTGGTGAGTTAAAGCTCTTGCAGGAACAGCCCTGCGTGTTGGACTTCCATTTGGGCTTGTCTGACTCTGACGAGGAACCCGAATTGCCGTTCGGACAGGCGATGCCAAGCCCCGTAGCCGTTGGGCGGCGGGCTATGTATCAAGCACTGTATGCTGGCTTAGGCTCCACAGACTTCATTACTGATCTATGCTCAAAAGCTCGCACACGTGTCGAAGTCGCTGACGCAATCGCTCAGTTGTGGGGTGATGAAGCGCGCAGTGGAGATATAGAGGGCGTCGGCTGGGTTTCTTACAAGAATGGTGAAACCCCGCACTTGAGCGTAGGTGAACGAGATATTACCGGCGATGAGCTTATAGACCTCGCATTCGATGTGCTGATGATACCCCGTCTCTCGGAAGAATGGTGCATCGAACAAATACAGGCGGTGTCTAAAACAACAGAGGACCGTCTTAACAGTGAAGATGTCAGAGATCACTGCGCAAGTCTTGATACGCCTGCAGAATCCGACATGCCGGACCTTTTCTCTACTCTGCAGTTTGGTGATTACCTGCGATATATCGAGCCTGGCAGTGATTCATTCAAGATCGTTAAAGTTGTGAGCCCGGACGAAATACGCGATGAGTGGCAGGCTGGTAATGTGGTTGATATTGTGTTTATGGAAAACCCTGATGCAATTCTGCACCTGACTCGTAAGGAAGCAAACGAGAGGTTGACATATCGTCTGGAAGACTCATACAACCAGGAACTTGCCGAATCCAAACCCGTCGAACCCACAGTAGTTTCAACTGAACCAATAGTGAAGTCTTTTCCGGCGTCCGACAAGATCGGTGTTGGCGCAATCATAACAAGGGATGATCCCCAAACTGGAACAGCCCTACTTATTGTAAAGGAAGAGACTGAAACCGGCTGGTTAGTAGCTCATGATAAAGGCGTTATAGATATAACATGCGACGCCATTAATTCTATGTATCGCCCGATTCACGACGGTGAACTTGTGAGACACGTGCAGGCTTCGCAGGCATACCACCTATGGCCGCATACTGACGACAACAAAGTCGATCTCTGGTATCCGAATGGCGGCGAAACAGCCACACCTATCGTGATTAACAGATCGCAGTTGGTGCAGTATTGCACACTATCACCTGCAGAGGCGGCAAAGGTTCAGGAGGCAGCATAATGATATCGATAGAACTTAAGCAGGATGAAATGCTGATGCAAGATCGTCCTTTCGTGTCCGGTTTGTGGAGTATTGCGGGAGCATTGGTAGCAAATGATTATGCGAACAAGAATGTGGCTGTTGTTTTGGCTGGCGATAAGGATAGGCCTGGAATTGGAGTAGCGATTACTGATGGTGAGCATACGCCGCCTTTCACAGTTACTCAATTGCACATTGAACCTGGGATGAGTGCTAATGATATATTCTTGCGTGAGTTATTTGATGTAGCGGAAGCTCACATGCAAAAGCTCGACGGAATACAGCATATGCTTCACAGGATGATACCTGAAGCGCTAACGGGTATGGCACGGTAAGGAAGTGGTTCAATGACACGCTGTGAAACTTGCGGGAAACGGATACCAGAGTTCACCGGTCACACGCAGTGCCAAGCCTGCAGGCAGCGGCAACTTCAAGCTTCACCGGCACATATGCTGGCGGTGATTATGCCGGATAAGCGAGACGTTAATACGGTCATTGGCGGTCATATGGTGGTCGGAAACGAATGGTTGCAAGGGATACTGTAACCAGGATCGTGGGGCTGGGTTTCCGGCCCGGCCTCACTTCAAACCTATGTAGTAGTTATTGTAGGGAAGTAACATGGATGGATTGGTTTAGGTTTTATAACGAAGCAGAGAGTAGTAAAAAGGTTGGTCGCGCTGCGCGTCTTCTGAATATATCCTACCCCGAAGCGCTTGGATACTGGGCACTGATCCTCATAACAGCAAACAAAAGCCCTAAACGTGGTTGGCTGATGTATACCGAATCTACCCCGCTGGAGATACCGGATATAGCCGCCGTTCTCCGAGTAGATGCAAATACCGCCAATCACGTAATAGATACATTTATTGATTGTAAGTTACTGAAAGTAACTCGCAAAAGTCTGGGAGTCGTCGGATGGGATTTGCGTCAACGAGAATACGACTCCAGCACACAAAGAGTCCGAAAACACCGCAAATCACGCTCAAATTGTAACGTTTCAAGTCAGTTACAGAAACGTTCCGAGGCTGCTACTGAAACACCTGATGAAACGCCCCAGATACAGAAACAGATACAGAAACAGAATAAAGAAGAGAAAGAAGAAATCACACCACGCACACGCGTCATACGCGCTGCCGATGACTTGATGGTCGGAACCATGACAGCAAACGCCAGAGACAAAATCCACGAATGGACTGATGCTTATGGCGCTGATGTTATGCTCGAAATTGTAGCTGAGCTAAAGTCACTTTCCCCACCACCGCCTAACCCGGTCTGGGCGATTCAGGATGCGCTGATTGATCGATTTCAGAAGAAGCCTCCCGCAGTTGTCGCAGGCGGTTTCAGGGACTTGGGGATATAGGCGATGGAAGTTATAACACACTCTGCTAATTTTACACAGGAAGAGTTTAACGATTGGATGCTGCGGCACGTGCCTGAGCATCTAAAGCCAAGAATAGAAGCTGTTCTGAACCGGAGTGATGAGGCGCGGCAGGCTGAAGAGGATCGCACTAAACTCAAGCAGTCAGAACATATGCTTGAGCAATACAGACAGCGTGCTCACGACAATTGCGGTCTCAGGGGTGATCAGTGGGAAGATACGTGGGAAACATTCAGACGCGCCGGGACTGCAGAGGAAAAAGACTCGCAGACGACTGCGCTGCGCGAAGCTCATAGCAGGTCTGAGCAATTTCCTGATATCCAGCGCGGCTTGATGTTCGTAGGTCGGCCTGGGGTCGGCAAGGACTTCTTCCTGCACTGCATCGTTCGTGATGTGCTCGAAAAGACAGCAGTCTATGACGTGCGATATTTCTATTCGCTAAACCTCGAAAAACTCTTCAAACAGGAGTGGTATGGCGATGGTGACAACGATGTTACTGACCTGGAGATGTGTATGCGCAACTGTAACATTCTCCTGCTCGGTGATCTGCATAAAATCCTGCACGTCAAGAGCGAGGGAATAGTCAACGCTATGACTCGCGTGCTCAAGCAAATCTGTGACGAAGGACATCCGAAGCTGTTTTGTTCGAGCATGATACCGCTGCGTCACGGGCCGGTTGGGCAGGACGGTAAGCGCTACGATTACGAATCTCTGTTCGGCGAGTCGATAGCAAGCTGGCTCGAAGGGTCTGTAGATGAAATCACGGTTTTCGGGCCGAATCGCAGAAATAGAGCGGCGGCATGAATGGTAGTGTTCATTGGACTGTAGACCAGTATCGTGAATTCCTGCGGACTGGCAGGCTGCCGGATAGGTTCACTCCGGCTGTAGACGAGAAACGGGAAACTGTGTTTCAAGCGAATGTGAGCAATCTCTTTCGCAATTGCGGGTGGCGAACTTATCATACTCACGACTCACGCAGGTCTGAACGTGGTTTCCCTGACTGTTTCTTCGTGCGAAGTGATCGCATAGTGGTGGCTGAGCTAAAGACAAAAAAGCGCAACCTCACACCCGAGCAGTATTTCTGGTTACTCGACTTAGTGTATACCGGCAAGGTCGAGGTCTATGTATGGTATGCCGAGAGACAAGAGGATTGGGCCGAGATTCAAAGAGTTTGTTTGTAGGAGGGAAACGGGGATGACAACATACAGCAGGGCGGTAGAACGTCAAAGGCGGGAGATACGGGGCACGCTACTCGATGCGCTGCGCGTTCGTGAGCAGATAATCGTTGATAGGCAGGTTAGTGATGGTCTGGTTTTGCATCCGCCAAAACAGCCGGGCACTCTGCCGTATGTGACTGATTTGCAGGGGCGAGAGTATAACCTTGGGCCGACCGGCAGGCTTATCGTGGGGCGCAACTGACGTTGCACATTGTTACTTGGCAGTTTGATCGGATTCGCACATCTAGTGATATAATACTATAGTTGATAGCGGGAATACAGGTGAAAGGCGGTGTGAAACGATGACGATTAGAATACATATTTCAAATCATCTGATTTTTATACTCCTGCTTGTGCTGATTAAATTCATCATTAAGTAGTCTTCGCCTGATGTTCACTGGTTGCGCCTGCACAGTGATATGTGTCTAACAGGTCATTGAAAGGCTGACAAAATCATAAGGCAAAAAAAGTACTCGCTGCAGTCTCGGAGACTGTATCTTCACATACGTCTCAGATTGCAGTGTCTGAAGACATCTTCAGCTAGGCTGTAATTGCTGAGAGTGAATCATATGATGCCGTGTGGTATCTGGGAGTTCTCAGATATGGGTCGTCAGTTTACAGTGATGGGGTTACAGTCAGTCGGTGGAGTTATCAGGCGAGTTTTCTGATACTTCACCCGCTATCAGCGTTCTCCACTAGCTCTCCTGTATCATTCCCCTCTTGCCAACTTCTGCCCGCGTGTTCTACCCTGCGTTTGATCAATTGATTTCTTTGAAAAACTTTGCGTTTTTCAAACAGCTCAATAATTCAAACGCATTGAGGTTTTCAAAGTGCCGCGTGGTGGAGCGCGTCCAGGCGCAGGACGCAAGAAAAGACAGCCGGATATTGGCCGTACCGGACGTGGGCAGCCTAAAGAGCACGCCAAACAAGCTGCTTCAGAGCATTATGCGTCTCAGGCGCAAGGTCTTATCGATCCGCACATTCCTGACCTTATCTCCCTGGGTCTGGAGCTGGCTAACGGTGTCTATTACGAGCATCCGCAATTCCACAAGGTGTATAAGACACTCCCTAACCTCAAGGCAATCATTTACCTGATGGACAGGGTATGCGGCAGGCCCGTGCAGCAGGTGTCAGAGCAGGTGACTGTTGAAGCTGCTGAATCACTGATCAATAAGCACGGGCAGGCAGTGCGTGAGGTCTTAGACGATGAGTATGGTGCGGAGGTATCTACAGGGCTATGCGAAAAAGTCCAAGCAAGGTTCGAAGAACTCCTGGCTATCAGCGAGCAGTAGAGGTCTTCGCCTCAGCGACCGCAAGAAAAACCAGTGTATTCTTGATAACTTAGGGAAACCAAACGAACGACAGTCCCGATTCATCAACCACGTTTTATCAGGTGTGCGGTTTCCATTTTATGGTGGCGCTCGTGGCGGCGGCAAGAGCTGGGCTATTCGCTACTGCATGTTAATGCTTCTGCTTATGTTCCCCGGCACTGTCGGCCTTATCGTCCGCCGCACATACGAAGAACTGAAGCAAAACCATATATTCCCGCTGCTTGCGAAGCTGCCCAAGTGGGCGTATCGCTATAACAACCAGGAACATACGCTTTACCTGTTCAACGGCTCACGGCTTATTCTGGGATATTGTAAGACTGATTCAGATGTTCTTCGATACCAAGGTAATGAATATGATTTCATAGCTATAGACGAGCTTACCCAGTGGCAGGAGTTCTGGTTCAACTGCCTGCGTGCTTCACTGAGGTCTGTCAAAGTCGGTGTCAAGACAATGATGCTGATGTCCGGCAACCCCGGCGGCATAGGTCATATGTGGGTCAAGCGCCTGTGGATAGACCGCAATTTCAGCAAGCGTGAGAAGCCTGAACAATATGTGTTTGTTCCTGCCAAGGTCTATGACAATCCGGCTCTAATGAAGAATGACCCGGAGTATGTCGCAAACCTGGAAGGCATAGCAGATGAAAACCTGCGCCGGGCGTGGCTCGATGGCGACTGGGATATTTTCGCAGGCCAGTATTTCCACGAGCTTAGACGCGATATACACGGGTTTCATATCGAAGATCTTCCCGCAGGCTGGACGTTCAGGTGTATGGACTATGGTGAGTCTGCACCTTCGGCTGTCTACTGGGTGCGTGTGGACTTCGATGGCGATTTGTGGCTTTATAAAGAGCTGTATGGCTCCGGCTATAAGTATTCCGATCTCGCTGAAAAGATCAAGGAAATGACCGATGAGGAGATACGCTACACCGTGGTCAGTCCTGATATTTTTGCAAAGTCCAAGGGCACGGGTGTAGTCGGTTCTGAGGTTTTAGCGCAAAATGGCGTCCCGGTTGTAGCTGCAGATAACAACCGAATCGAGGGGTGGCGCAATATGCGTGAGTGGTTAGGTGATCCCAATGACCTGGAGCGAAAGCGAGCGAAACTGCATGTCTGTGTGGACACCTGTCCCGAGTGGTGGCGCACTGTTCCTGCTCAGATTTACGATGAGCACAAGGTCGAAGACATGGACGGAGATGGTGAAGACCACGCGGCGGAAGCTACCCGTTACGGCGTGCAGTCCAGGCCGAGGCCGGATAGAAGAGTT belongs to Armatimonadota bacterium and includes:
- the larB gene encoding nickel pincer cofactor biosynthesis protein LarB; translation: MDTGLLKNLLEMVKNGSMEVDDAMDHLRSLPYEDIGFAKLDNHRNLRNGFPEVVFCQGKTTEQVVEIMQHLCKGNKCILGTRASAEVYEAVRTEIPYSSYNKLARVITIGKPARSEDELAQDEKYVMIVCGGTADISVAEEAAVTARVLGSHVEKSYDVGIAGLHRLLDQKETLLGANVIIAVAGMEGALASVVGGMVNRPVIAVPTSIGYGASFGGLAALLSMLNSCAVGVSVVNIDNGFGAGYLAHMINKPR
- the larE gene encoding ATP-dependent sacrificial sulfur transferase LarE, with product MESFYLLTAAATFAIVKLVAGYKRLKGLLIDMESVIIGYSGGVDSTLLAKAATDALGKKAVCVLIESCFVPSSEIEDAISQAKELGFNLVKMSVDVLSLDNVPNNTPDRCYHCKKALFSRLTDIAKERNIKYVLDGSNMDDESDSRPGLKATRELGVRSPFKEIGLTKEHIRAISRDIGLCTWNKPSYACLASRVPYGSRLTAELLYRIERAEAVLKELGFGQFRVRDHGDTARIELMPIEMEKMIGHFVRDCVVREFKSLGYKYVTLDLIGYRMGSMNEVITF
- a CDS encoding recombinase family protein, whose amino-acid sequence is MIPAAAYLRCSTDKQEDSPETQLGILMEFASCEGYKIVAVYSDEAVSGGKSITTRNGFKNLLAERKPKGFDTVLLVRLDRLSRNMLDFMQFEEAAHKHKLKIVYATERYTEDSSGWLLKHINVLFAHHSRTLTGERTKEKCRQLAAHGIWPSGYPPLGFAYDKKTKILSVDEARGSDAVAVFKTFIESNGNKSLTASRLNSRGIRTAKGNLWRDDGVTFLVTNPIYRGRIHYADIDLQSDNVPIVVPPELVTHADLLLGTKRRRQARKSPNVYTYTSVLTCAQCGCGYKVHEARNRYEMYICRGKAESGICRDSKRLSSNWLNKLVPIGLTKALEAHLSKFDISKDDQPERNNDNRIRSLRECKKRKQEMYACGIIETIDELKSQLAEIDKEIAELSTAPQITPFNREDLIELSVHIKDYWGRMSTDERRSLLLTMCPEIYVHSSEPRWIRLETRLSIDSITIDESDL
- a CDS encoding Rad52/Rad22 family DNA repair protein, which translates into the protein MAGLTDEMVKRLCAPLPKEGLSMKPGSVTKDGSAALVLTYMDSRTAQARLDDVAPGDWEFDWEVVHEEEKKLTVKGIMTVAGKTRRDAGQASDEDEIYKSAVSDAFKRCAVMFGVGRYLYDMPKTYWPGQRGQSGRGFYFDEPWKLDAYMKNVADAVAQGKAIPKNPMQEVLDGNRKGATKPQTSPKHQSTVTNDPHVTTQQAATINDIWAKQFGGDVAAWKDFQRDTIGRLSKSEALTVSEFSKLYNAAQKLKRAA
- a CDS encoding phage replisome organizer N-terminal domain-containing protein, with product MDWFRFYNEAESSKKVGRAARLLNISYPEALGYWALILITANKSPKRGWLMYTESTPLEIPDIAAVLRVDANTANHVIDTFIDCKLLKVTRKSLGVVGWDLRQREYDSSTQRVRKHRKSRSNCNVSSQLQKRSEAATETPDETPQIQKQIQKQNKEEKEEITPRTRVIRAADDLMVGTMTANARDKIHEWTDAYGADVMLEIVAELKSLSPPPPNPVWAIQDALIDRFQKKPPAVVAGGFRDLGI
- a CDS encoding AAA family ATPase, which translates into the protein MEVITHSANFTQEEFNDWMLRHVPEHLKPRIEAVLNRSDEARQAEEDRTKLKQSEHMLEQYRQRAHDNCGLRGDQWEDTWETFRRAGTAEEKDSQTTALREAHSRSEQFPDIQRGLMFVGRPGVGKDFFLHCIVRDVLEKTAVYDVRYFYSLNLEKLFKQEWYGDGDNDVTDLEMCMRNCNILLLGDLHKILHVKSEGIVNAMTRVLKQICDEGHPKLFCSSMIPLRHGPVGQDGKRYDYESLFGESIASWLEGSVDEITVFGPNRRNRAAA
- a CDS encoding VRR-NUC domain-containing protein, whose product is MNGSVHWTVDQYREFLRTGRLPDRFTPAVDEKRETVFQANVSNLFRNCGWRTYHTHDSRRSERGFPDCFFVRSDRIVVAELKTKKRNLTPEQYFWLLDLVYTGKVEVYVWYAERQEDWAEIQRVCL
- a CDS encoding phage terminase large subunit yields the protein MRFPFYGGARGGGKSWAIRYCMLMLLLMFPGTVGLIVRRTYEELKQNHIFPLLAKLPKWAYRYNNQEHTLYLFNGSRLILGYCKTDSDVLRYQGNEYDFIAIDELTQWQEFWFNCLRASLRSVKVGVKTMMLMSGNPGGIGHMWVKRLWIDRNFSKREKPEQYVFVPAKVYDNPALMKNDPEYVANLEGIADENLRRAWLDGDWDIFAGQYFHELRRDIHGFHIEDLPAGWTFRCMDYGESAPSAVYWVRVDFDGDLWLYKELYGSGYKYSDLAEKIKEMTDEEIRYTVVSPDIFAKSKGTGVVGSEVLAQNGVPVVAADNNRIEGWRNMREWLGDPNDLERKRAKLHVCVDTCPEWWRTVPAQIYDEHKVEDMDGDGEDHAAEATRYGVQSRPRPDRRVIEKVDPLSASAILEEMRGY